One window of the Marinoscillum sp. 108 genome contains the following:
- a CDS encoding glycosyltransferase family 2 protein, whose protein sequence is MDVSVIIVNYNTLDLTKGAIQSVYQRTLGCSFEIIVVDNHSDEDPSDIPRAFKDVKFIQSHKNVGFAAGNNLGIEQASGDYILLLNSDTLLKNDAISLVFNYLRSNSDVAVASAKLEYPDGVIQHVCQRFPGLKYQMIELLRLQKFWSKEKRATVLLGAFFDHKTPCFADWVWGTFFMFNRELLKQFPNGKLQETFFMYQEDVEWCLHFSRLGFKIAYRPEAEVIHMMGGSNGPKNAMMKKNEEIFLKMHYSPWEIFLIRGLERMLKLSRLTKS, encoded by the coding sequence ATGGACGTTTCTGTTATCATCGTTAATTATAATACACTAGACCTTACCAAAGGTGCTATTCAGAGCGTATACCAACGAACACTGGGGTGCTCATTTGAAATCATTGTGGTGGATAATCATTCAGACGAAGACCCATCCGATATTCCAAGAGCATTTAAGGATGTTAAATTTATTCAGAGTCATAAAAATGTCGGGTTTGCAGCGGGTAATAATTTAGGAATAGAACAGGCTTCGGGCGATTACATATTGTTGCTCAATAGTGATACCCTACTCAAAAATGATGCGATTTCTTTGGTATTCAATTACCTTAGGTCGAATTCGGATGTGGCCGTGGCTTCAGCCAAACTTGAGTATCCCGATGGGGTAATCCAACATGTCTGTCAGCGATTTCCAGGGCTAAAGTATCAGATGATAGAACTTCTTCGGTTGCAGAAATTTTGGTCCAAAGAGAAACGAGCTACCGTCCTTTTAGGTGCTTTTTTTGATCATAAAACACCATGTTTTGCGGATTGGGTATGGGGAACCTTTTTTATGTTTAATAGGGAACTTCTCAAGCAGTTTCCCAATGGTAAATTACAAGAGACCTTCTTCATGTACCAGGAGGATGTGGAGTGGTGTCTTCACTTTAGTAGACTGGGTTTTAAGATAGCCTATCGGCCAGAAGCTGAAGTGATTCACATGATGGGAGGCAGCAATGGACCTAAAAATGCGATGATGAAAAAGAATGAGGAGATCTTCTTAAAGATGCATTATAGTCCTTGGGAGATCTTTCTTATTCGTGGTTTGGAGAGAATGTTGAAACTGTCTAGGTTAACCAAAAGTTAA
- a CDS encoding sulfotransferase domain-containing protein yields the protein MDKIKLYVIGYPRSGNTWVTRLFAHLYNLEVKVVMGNHEIATEINDRISSDSKNGFIGKGHYTIDNFRQIDSDPERVIYLSRDFPSVAISSFFYFYESPDFQEYYRLFRWTDLLLKPKKIFVYRRNRKRLNTFIEDLLLNGVPWFGTWTNHLEGWKSNSLKGACCFSDYNQLVSNTRSEVERIIKELQLPKLEEGIIDMAIASESFDLMKKRNSTDQRKGEGRLMYRKADPTDWRNYLDDELLARIEDHLRGDASPNAHFTPSGAM from the coding sequence ATGGATAAAATTAAGTTGTACGTGATAGGGTATCCCAGATCAGGAAATACCTGGGTGACCAGGCTATTTGCCCATCTTTATAACTTGGAAGTAAAGGTGGTGATGGGAAACCACGAAATAGCGACAGAGATAAATGATCGAATTTCCTCAGACTCTAAAAACGGCTTTATAGGGAAGGGTCACTATACCATAGATAATTTTAGACAGATAGATTCTGACCCGGAAAGAGTGATTTATTTATCCAGAGATTTTCCATCAGTAGCCATTTCATCATTCTTTTATTTTTATGAGTCCCCTGATTTTCAGGAATACTATAGGTTGTTTAGATGGACTGACCTCCTTCTGAAGCCAAAGAAAATTTTCGTATACAGGAGAAATAGAAAAAGGTTAAATACATTTATTGAAGACTTATTACTCAATGGAGTCCCGTGGTTTGGAACCTGGACAAATCACCTTGAAGGGTGGAAATCTAATAGCCTGAAAGGAGCCTGTTGTTTTTCTGATTATAATCAACTTGTCTCGAATACCCGGAGTGAAGTTGAGCGAATAATTAAGGAACTTCAACTCCCCAAATTGGAGGAAGGAATCATTGATATGGCGATTGCAAGTGAGTCATTCGATTTAATGAAAAAGAGAAATTCGACCGATCAGCGGAAAGGAGAAGGCAGATTAATGTATAGAAAAGCAGACCCTACGGATTGGCGGAATTACTTAGATGATGAGTTGCTGGCACGCATCGAAGATCATCTGCGCGGGGATGCTTCACCAAATGCGCATTTTACTCCATCTGGGGCCATGTAA
- a CDS encoding alpha-1,2-fucosyltransferase: protein MIIINSRGQLGNQLFQYAFGLATSRHLKTPFLITKIDLKDDLQYFVGPSRNLGYLLKRILHPRLYNFMLRCMWGGVLKKEVNVSNWDHPDSAKPLLERGAFFIGYFQSSLFFESHRNLIVNSFRVRPKYVMAFDKLYANKLRRRKLLVIHVRRGDYQHSGNEKLGYDLSLPVQYYEMARSYIDGIDQYYKVVVTNDVAYCEKNLTGWGAHEIVQNEAIIDFQLIQFADVAIISNSTFAWWAAYLNKKEDRQVIVPKYWLGFKVKREYPVAVIPEGWHQIEIDG from the coding sequence ATGATCATAATCAATTCCAGAGGCCAGCTGGGTAATCAGCTCTTTCAATACGCATTTGGACTAGCCACTTCCAGACACTTGAAGACACCCTTTTTGATTACTAAAATTGATCTAAAGGATGACTTGCAATATTTTGTAGGTCCGTCAAGAAATTTGGGTTATTTGTTAAAACGAATATTACACCCGCGGTTGTACAATTTTATGCTTCGATGTATGTGGGGGGGAGTACTGAAAAAAGAGGTAAATGTTAGTAATTGGGATCACCCCGATTCGGCTAAACCCTTGCTTGAGCGTGGTGCATTTTTTATTGGCTATTTTCAATCAAGTTTGTTTTTTGAGTCGCATCGGAATCTTATTGTAAACAGTTTCAGAGTAAGACCAAAATATGTCATGGCGTTTGATAAACTATACGCCAATAAGTTAAGGAGAAGAAAACTTCTGGTCATTCATGTAAGGAGGGGAGACTACCAACACTCAGGCAATGAAAAGCTTGGGTACGATCTGAGTTTGCCAGTTCAGTATTATGAAATGGCAAGGAGCTACATTGATGGAATTGATCAATACTACAAGGTGGTGGTCACAAATGATGTGGCCTATTGTGAGAAAAACCTGACAGGGTGGGGAGCGCATGAGATTGTGCAAAATGAAGCGATTATTGATTTCCAGCTGATTCAATTTGCAGACGTAGCGATCATTTCAAATAGCACTTTTGCCTGGTGGGCAGCATATTTGAATAAGAAGGAAGACCGGCAAGTTATAGTTCCAAAGTACTGGCTGGGGTTCAAAGTGAAACGTGAGTACCCTGTGGCTGTCATTCCCGAGGGGTGGCATCAAATAGAAATTGATGGATAA
- a CDS encoding glycosyltransferase family 2 protein: protein MAKVSILIPVYNTQDFIAESIESILNQTYGDFELVIVDDCSTDDTYSICQRYASSDSRIKLFRNEKNLGMMPNWNYGMSLCTGDYWGKLDADDWWDPEMIEVCVNILDVQPEVGLVCAGHDIINESGETMNDQPLPAPDQFMNQAFSCVDLVKQGPHGFLSYPVMKQGIGLMRRGLIEKVGNFMEFHWGDTEMWFRIGAHSQTYYVDRILHHHRKWSDSDTVKIISQNMDTIYSGLYKTRMQVVNYYFQHGLVSEHELMDFRKITIFEHNKYLISKFRKESSYLHMGKCLFLCLFSFPRRTFLEILHLDRIFFFR, encoded by the coding sequence ATGGCTAAGGTTTCTATTTTAATTCCAGTTTACAATACTCAGGATTTCATTGCTGAGTCCATCGAATCTATACTGAATCAAACTTATGGAGATTTTGAATTGGTAATTGTAGACGACTGTTCTACGGATGATACATATAGCATTTGCCAGCGGTATGCCTCATCGGATTCCAGAATCAAGCTTTTCCGGAATGAGAAAAATCTTGGAATGATGCCAAACTGGAATTATGGGATGTCCCTCTGCACAGGGGATTACTGGGGTAAGTTGGATGCCGATGACTGGTGGGATCCGGAAATGATCGAAGTATGCGTCAATATATTAGATGTTCAACCGGAAGTGGGGTTGGTCTGTGCAGGTCATGATATTATTAATGAATCGGGAGAAACAATGAACGATCAACCCTTGCCAGCTCCTGATCAGTTTATGAATCAAGCATTTTCCTGCGTAGACTTGGTCAAACAGGGCCCCCATGGGTTTTTATCTTATCCCGTGATGAAGCAGGGTATTGGGTTGATGAGAAGGGGCTTGATTGAAAAAGTGGGTAATTTTATGGAGTTTCACTGGGGCGACACTGAAATGTGGTTTAGAATCGGAGCTCATTCGCAAACCTATTATGTAGACCGCATACTTCATCACCATCGTAAATGGTCGGACAGCGATACGGTGAAAATCATCTCTCAAAATATGGACACAATATATTCTGGGCTCTATAAGACACGGATGCAGGTGGTCAATTATTATTTTCAACACGGTCTTGTGTCAGAGCATGAACTTATGGATTTTAGGAAAATCACAATATTTGAGCATAACAAGTATTTGATCTCCAAGTTTCGCAAAGAATCAAGCTATCTTCATATGGGGAAGTGTCTGTTCTTATGCTTATTTAGTTTTCCTCGGCGTACCTTCTTAGAAATACTTCATTTGGATCGAATTTTCTTCTTCAGATGA
- a CDS encoding methyltransferase domain-containing protein, translating to MSSSSPKKLQIGAQGNSINGWLNADIEPKANHVVYMDATKTFPFGDNTLDYVFAEHMIEHIPYGDADFMIKECFRVLKPQGKIRIATPNLMGAIQVLQNPDTPEHKEYIDHYYNLFIDQGVPRDPAFVVNKLFYGFKHRFIHTEFTLTHLLETNGFNHVRKYEVGESNDPELTGVEQHMNEMGLVPNKVETIVMQAQKNG from the coding sequence ATGTCCTCAAGCAGTCCAAAAAAGCTACAAATTGGTGCGCAAGGCAATTCCATAAATGGCTGGCTCAATGCAGATATTGAGCCTAAGGCAAACCATGTGGTCTACATGGACGCTACCAAGACTTTTCCATTTGGGGACAATACGTTGGATTACGTTTTTGCTGAACACATGATCGAGCATATACCCTATGGGGACGCAGATTTTATGATCAAGGAGTGTTTTAGAGTTCTGAAGCCTCAAGGAAAAATCAGGATTGCAACCCCTAATCTGATGGGTGCCATCCAGGTTTTGCAAAATCCTGATACCCCTGAGCACAAAGAATATATAGACCATTATTATAATCTATTCATTGATCAGGGTGTTCCCAGAGATCCCGCATTTGTGGTGAATAAGCTGTTCTATGGCTTTAAGCATCGGTTCATTCACACTGAGTTCACATTAACTCATTTGCTTGAGACGAATGGATTCAATCATGTCAGGAAGTATGAGGTGGGAGAAAGTAATGACCCGGAGCTAACAGGTGTGGAGCAGCATATGAACGAAATGGGATTGGTGCCAAATAAGGTTGAAACAATTGTGATGCAGGCACAGAAGAATGGCTAA
- a CDS encoding glycosyltransferase family 4 protein: MNKSGTHKKILISISTLEVGGAQTFALKLASILSENSQTEVYFFVWNGDKVETQMLNTLLSKKVRYYDLNRFHLINYLGWKLNALEESSGKSPSIRQKMIGLLFKYIIWKHRVDVVHSFLYPSDLNCAKHLHSSVPLVVTEEGDYLLRMRKGEEIDEIVIGRVNSWVAVSEFAKRKLASYLALDPKRIKLIYNGLPFVPVKNEEQKDKDSFVVGMVARGHQSKGWEALILAFLGAKKRVQRQMKLVLVGEGTFLDQLAKTYGDQEGIVFTGYSSNPGLYIAGFDIGVLPSFFEGETFGISVLEYLSNGKPVIVTDWGGLPEVMQDGEHYAGYVVGFHDDGKPNIGEIEDAIVKMASDPEVYADLRRNIDKVISRFDWKLISAEYQETYQKLI, from the coding sequence TTGAATAAATCTGGCACCCACAAAAAAATATTGATCTCGATTAGTACACTTGAAGTAGGAGGGGCTCAGACCTTTGCGCTCAAGTTGGCCTCAATATTGAGTGAGAATTCTCAGACGGAAGTTTACTTTTTTGTCTGGAATGGAGATAAGGTAGAGACTCAAATGTTGAATACGCTCCTCTCGAAAAAAGTTAGATATTATGACCTAAACCGCTTTCACCTAATTAATTACCTTGGGTGGAAATTGAATGCACTTGAAGAATCGAGTGGCAAATCACCTTCGATTCGCCAAAAGATGATTGGTCTTTTGTTTAAATATATCATTTGGAAACACCGGGTTGACGTGGTCCATTCTTTTTTATATCCTTCTGATTTGAATTGTGCGAAGCACTTGCATTCATCCGTTCCACTCGTGGTTACCGAAGAAGGGGACTATCTATTGAGAATGAGAAAGGGTGAGGAGATTGATGAGATTGTCATAGGGAGAGTGAATAGCTGGGTGGCTGTATCAGAGTTTGCTAAGAGGAAATTAGCCAGCTATTTAGCTTTGGATCCGAAAAGAATAAAGCTTATTTACAATGGTCTGCCATTTGTTCCAGTGAAAAATGAAGAACAAAAAGATAAGGATTCATTTGTAGTGGGGATGGTTGCCAGAGGGCATCAGAGCAAAGGTTGGGAGGCGCTGATTTTGGCATTTTTAGGTGCCAAAAAGAGAGTCCAGAGACAAATGAAGCTGGTTTTGGTGGGGGAGGGCACCTTTTTGGACCAGTTAGCCAAAACCTATGGTGATCAAGAAGGAATTGTTTTCACAGGCTATAGTTCAAATCCGGGGCTTTATATTGCTGGTTTTGATATCGGGGTGCTACCTTCCTTTTTTGAAGGAGAGACATTTGGTATTTCTGTGCTGGAGTATTTGTCCAATGGTAAGCCGGTGATTGTCACGGACTGGGGTGGATTGCCAGAAGTAATGCAAGATGGTGAGCATTATGCAGGCTATGTGGTGGGATTTCACGATGATGGAAAACCAAATATTGGGGAAATTGAAGATGCCATTGTCAAAATGGCATCTGACCCAGAGGTTTATGCCGATTTAAGAAGAAATATCGACAAAGTGATCTCACGATTCGACTGGAAATTAATTAGTGCTGAATATCAGGAAACCTATCAAAAGTTAATTTAG
- a CDS encoding glycosyltransferase family A protein, translating to MSKYPLVSVIIPCYNYARYLPECLDSVLAQSYPSWECIIVDDGSEDDTRKVALEYAKKDSRISYLFQKNSGPNAARNLGLEVSKGDFIQLLDADDMLEPDKIRYQVEIHRINPHVDIVYSHHRIFGESFNGHKNQVRSFDTPEVSGSGVEIGRTLLKGPFTINSPLIPKELFRKVGLFNPDFRYNEDWMFWLSCLNAGCKFIFNSQPGGLALVRRHENNTSSNLWNTYYYRIVMRREFSKHSPFFELVNLNLEYLNSDIDFLMNIAIDTLKLDYQKGVKKVFQAFLIKPGVRYLLYLVVAVFNAYWLANILRQKSFRN from the coding sequence ATGAGTAAATATCCCTTGGTTTCAGTCATTATCCCTTGTTATAACTATGCGAGGTATCTCCCGGAGTGTCTGGATAGTGTGCTGGCACAGAGCTATCCCAGTTGGGAGTGCATTATAGTAGATGATGGCTCGGAGGATGACACCAGGAAAGTAGCACTGGAATACGCTAAAAAGGACTCAAGAATTAGCTATTTGTTCCAGAAAAATTCAGGACCCAATGCCGCCAGAAATCTGGGATTGGAAGTGTCAAAGGGGGATTTCATTCAATTACTGGATGCCGATGATATGCTGGAGCCTGACAAGATCCGTTATCAAGTTGAAATCCATCGTATCAATCCCCATGTTGATATTGTTTATTCACATCACCGGATTTTTGGTGAATCTTTCAACGGGCACAAAAACCAGGTAAGATCATTTGATACTCCCGAGGTATCAGGATCTGGGGTGGAGATTGGCCGAACTCTGCTCAAAGGACCCTTTACAATTAATTCCCCCTTGATACCGAAAGAACTTTTTAGGAAAGTCGGGTTGTTTAACCCGGATTTTCGATATAATGAAGACTGGATGTTTTGGTTATCTTGCCTGAATGCGGGATGTAAATTCATCTTCAATAGTCAACCCGGAGGGTTGGCCTTAGTGAGAAGACATGAAAATAACACAAGTAGTAATTTGTGGAATACCTATTATTATCGGATAGTGATGAGAAGGGAATTTAGCAAGCATTCCCCCTTTTTCGAGTTGGTCAATCTCAATTTGGAGTACCTGAATTCTGATATAGATTTTTTGATGAACATTGCTATCGATACGCTCAAACTAGACTACCAAAAAGGGGTAAAAAAGGTATTTCAAGCATTCTTGATCAAACCCGGTGTGAGGTATCTACTCTATCTGGTGGTTGCAGTTTTTAATGCGTACTGGTTAGCTAATATTCTAAGACAAAAGTCCTTTCGAAATTGA
- a CDS encoding glycosyltransferase family 2 protein codes for MAFILLVRDKTSGKGLIAVPDKPTISIIIPTFNAELTLRSCLDSVCHQSYSSYEVLLIDGNSTDRTLEIIEDYKGYGVKWISESDTGIYDAMNKGVAMASGEWLYFLGSDDQLYENALSAIADHLYYPKVHFVYGDVFFKHSGRRYGFEYTNEKLAERVICHQAIFAHRSLFVRCGLFDQRYKSCADYAFMIKAFGLNPNHNFYTNEPIAVFDERGFSAAHLDLPFLRIKHKLCKTHLGIDSNNEAYFEHLSKEGNHEIEAGSMMTGIKMSIVSVLLGRNKMRKLLDVLYVLKKRFFRKS; via the coding sequence TTGGCCTTTATCTTATTAGTGAGGGACAAAACTTCAGGAAAAGGACTGATAGCCGTGCCTGATAAACCTACAATATCGATAATCATCCCTACTTTCAATGCGGAACTTACTCTGAGAAGTTGCTTGGATTCTGTTTGCCACCAATCCTATTCGTCTTATGAGGTACTGTTGATTGATGGGAACAGCACGGACCGAACGTTAGAAATCATAGAGGATTATAAGGGATATGGAGTTAAATGGATAAGTGAGAGCGATACGGGTATTTATGACGCCATGAATAAGGGCGTTGCCATGGCCAGTGGGGAGTGGTTGTATTTTCTGGGTTCGGATGATCAGTTGTACGAGAATGCCCTCTCTGCAATTGCTGACCACCTTTATTACCCGAAAGTCCATTTCGTTTATGGAGATGTCTTTTTCAAGCATTCTGGGAGGAGATATGGATTTGAATATACGAATGAAAAGCTGGCGGAGCGAGTCATTTGTCATCAGGCTATATTTGCTCACAGGAGTTTGTTTGTGCGGTGCGGTTTATTTGATCAGCGCTATAAAAGTTGTGCGGATTATGCATTCATGATTAAGGCTTTTGGTTTGAATCCGAACCATAATTTCTATACGAATGAGCCAATTGCCGTTTTTGATGAAAGAGGCTTTAGTGCTGCTCATTTGGATTTACCGTTCCTTAGGATTAAGCACAAATTGTGTAAGACTCATTTGGGGATAGATTCTAATAATGAAGCTTATTTTGAACACTTAAGCAAAGAGGGCAATCATGAGATTGAAGCGGGCTCAATGATGACTGGTATTAAGATGAGCATTGTTTCAGTATTGTTGGGTAGAAATAAAATGAGGAAACTGCTTGATGTATTGTATGTTTTGAAGAAGAGGTTCTTTAGAAAATCATGA
- a CDS encoding glycosyltransferase family 4 protein: protein MKLLFLTPYPIQRAPSQRFRFEHFFKFMEEMDLTYDFSSFLSEKAWGIAYQRGNFVNKGFYVIGGYLSRIKMLFTLGKYDFIFIHRELTPFGPPVFEWLITRVFKKKVIYDFDDAIWMADQNHENILWKTLKWRSKVASICKWSWKVSVGNEYLGDFARKYCDDVVLVPTIVDTSIHTPPIHQKHPIPVIGWTGSHSTLFYLDTILPALTLLQERFEFEFLVIANKNPNLPLKHFRFLAWKKETEIEDLSLMDIGVMPLEDTEWSKGKCGFKLIQYLSLGVPAVASPVGVNNEIIQEDFNGYFAQTTEDWVSRLSTLLQDHQKRKTLGNNGRLLIEQKYSVNSQKQTFFNLFNDQP from the coding sequence ATGAAACTCCTCTTCCTCACCCCATATCCAATTCAAAGAGCCCCATCACAGCGCTTTAGGTTCGAGCATTTTTTCAAATTTATGGAAGAAATGGATTTGACTTATGACTTTAGCTCTTTTCTTTCCGAAAAGGCCTGGGGCATAGCCTATCAGCGGGGTAATTTCGTAAATAAGGGATTTTATGTGATTGGAGGATATCTATCCAGGATAAAAATGCTCTTCACATTAGGGAAGTATGATTTTATCTTCATTCATCGGGAGCTCACACCCTTCGGTCCACCCGTCTTTGAATGGTTAATCACCCGGGTATTTAAGAAAAAGGTGATCTACGACTTTGATGACGCCATCTGGATGGCTGATCAGAACCATGAAAACATTCTCTGGAAAACCCTGAAATGGCGCTCAAAAGTAGCGTCAATCTGTAAATGGAGCTGGAAAGTATCGGTTGGGAATGAATACCTCGGTGATTTTGCACGCAAATATTGCGATGATGTGGTGCTAGTACCCACCATCGTGGACACTTCTATTCACACACCCCCTATTCATCAAAAACACCCAATACCGGTCATCGGGTGGACAGGCTCGCACTCTACACTCTTCTATCTGGACACTATTCTTCCGGCTCTTACACTGCTGCAGGAGCGATTCGAATTTGAATTTTTAGTCATTGCCAATAAAAACCCCAACCTACCTCTCAAACACTTTCGCTTCCTGGCATGGAAGAAAGAAACGGAGATTGAAGACCTGAGTCTCATGGATATAGGGGTGATGCCTTTGGAGGACACGGAATGGTCGAAAGGGAAATGCGGATTCAAGCTGATCCAATACCTTTCTCTTGGTGTACCAGCGGTCGCCAGTCCCGTAGGGGTGAATAATGAAATCATTCAAGAGGATTTTAACGGATACTTTGCCCAAACCACAGAAGATTGGGTGTCCAGGCTTTCAACCTTGCTTCAGGATCATCAGAAAAGAAAGACTTTGGGAAACAATGGCCGACTACTGATCGAGCAGAAATACTCAGTAAATAGCCAGAAGCAAACTTTTTTCAATCTATTCAACGACCAGCCCTAA
- a CDS encoding SDR family NAD(P)-dependent oxidoreductase — protein sequence MENHLRKKVLITGGAGYLGSFLVGELLKQEDTHVVVFSRDELKHFNLKMQLGDLSQRVDFVIGDVRDEDRLAEACNGVELVIHAAAMKQVGTCEDNPTECYKTNVLGTENVIHAARRSGVRQLIFVSTDKAVEPVSVYGNSKQAGERLVLKSNSPEFQASVIRFGNLIGSPGSIVDKLSKLNAGETITLYSQELTRFVDSLDNARQLIYAQMSRDFGGVIMIPKLRSVKVADLVSVCAPLIQVKFGGERGFEKIHEKLATKNELSRMCETEDFYLITQEALGQDGALDKFGALPVRLLAYDSETAEAFSTFEKLRAGR from the coding sequence ATGGAAAATCATTTGCGTAAGAAAGTATTGATTACCGGAGGTGCCGGATATTTGGGCTCATTCCTGGTAGGTGAGCTCCTCAAGCAAGAGGATACGCATGTTGTGGTATTTTCCAGAGATGAGCTGAAGCACTTCAATCTCAAGATGCAACTCGGAGATTTATCCCAGAGGGTGGATTTTGTGATCGGGGATGTGCGCGATGAAGACAGACTGGCCGAAGCCTGCAATGGGGTGGAGCTGGTGATACATGCTGCGGCCATGAAGCAGGTGGGTACGTGTGAGGATAATCCAACCGAATGCTACAAGACCAATGTGTTGGGCACGGAAAATGTGATTCACGCGGCCCGGCGTTCTGGTGTTCGACAACTGATCTTTGTGTCTACAGACAAGGCAGTAGAGCCAGTTTCTGTCTATGGCAATTCGAAACAAGCCGGTGAGCGGTTGGTGCTAAAATCCAATAGTCCAGAGTTTCAGGCTTCTGTAATTCGGTTTGGTAATCTGATAGGATCACCTGGCTCCATCGTGGATAAGTTGTCAAAATTGAATGCAGGAGAGACCATTACTCTATACAGCCAAGAACTGACTCGATTTGTGGATTCATTGGACAATGCCCGCCAATTGATCTATGCCCAAATGAGCAGAGATTTCGGGGGAGTCATCATGATCCCCAAGCTTCGATCTGTTAAAGTAGCGGATTTGGTAAGCGTTTGTGCTCCACTCATTCAGGTGAAGTTTGGCGGAGAGCGGGGATTTGAGAAAATTCATGAAAAACTGGCTACGAAGAACGAACTGAGCCGCATGTGTGAGACAGAGGATTTTTATCTGATCACCCAGGAAGCTCTAGGGCAAGACGGTGCCCTGGATAAATTTGGAGCCCTTCCGGTACGGCTGCTCGCTTACGATTCAGAAACTGCAGAGGCATTTTCGACTTTTGAGAAGCTTAGGGCTGGTCGTTGA
- a CDS encoding lipopolysaccharide assembly protein LapB, with amino-acid sequence MKKLLIFACCLTWMFSARAQFNAKIPIDSNYSILSNPFIQMESTEAINDMYNFRFERSMSHFNYLRKEYGWHPLPYFLMGLNYWWRILPNFNNEEYDKAFHAYMDTSMILAERLYKDLNKVEGAFMLAATYAFQGRLYSERREWGKAAYAGKNALKYLEECKGYGDLSPELLFGDALFNYYREWVPENYPFLKPVMAIFPDGDKEKGIEQLKIVARNAFYTRTEAQYYLMRISYYEENDIQGSMQLAGYLHKTFPGNAYFHRFYTRLLYQSGNYGEATKECISILNRIDSAQAGYEYNSGRYASFFLGHMNEIHRNFEEAKKYFKLAMEYGEAADATDMGYYIYAVLHLGRIAEKEEDTEAAKAYYKQVRKITGRSHSANKEAKMKLKEL; translated from the coding sequence ATGAAGAAACTCCTGATTTTTGCCTGTTGTCTCACCTGGATGTTTAGTGCCCGGGCGCAGTTCAATGCCAAAATACCCATAGATAGCAACTATAGCATACTCTCCAATCCCTTCATTCAGATGGAGTCCACTGAGGCGATCAATGACATGTACAATTTTCGCTTTGAGCGATCTATGTCACACTTTAATTACCTGAGAAAGGAATATGGCTGGCACCCGCTGCCCTATTTTCTCATGGGACTGAACTATTGGTGGCGTATTCTGCCTAATTTCAACAACGAGGAGTATGACAAGGCCTTTCATGCCTATATGGACACCTCCATGATCCTGGCGGAGCGGCTCTACAAAGACCTGAATAAGGTAGAGGGAGCTTTTATGCTGGCAGCCACTTATGCTTTTCAGGGAAGATTGTATTCGGAAAGAAGAGAGTGGGGGAAGGCGGCCTATGCAGGGAAGAATGCCTTGAAATATCTGGAGGAATGTAAAGGCTATGGTGATCTGAGCCCTGAGCTATTGTTTGGAGATGCGTTGTTCAATTATTATCGGGAGTGGGTGCCGGAGAATTATCCTTTTCTGAAACCTGTTATGGCCATTTTTCCAGATGGGGATAAAGAAAAAGGGATTGAGCAGTTAAAAATTGTGGCCAGAAATGCATTTTATACCCGCACGGAGGCGCAATACTATTTGATGCGAATCTCGTATTATGAGGAAAATGATATTCAGGGATCGATGCAGCTGGCAGGGTATCTCCATAAAACTTTTCCGGGCAATGCTTATTTCCATAGATTTTATACGCGCCTTCTCTATCAATCCGGCAACTATGGAGAAGCCACCAAAGAGTGTATATCCATTTTGAACCGGATTGACAGTGCTCAGGCTGGATATGAATACAATTCCGGCAGGTATGCTTCCTTTTTCCTTGGGCATATGAATGAGATTCACCGCAATTTTGAAGAGGCCAAGAAATACTTTAAACTAGCTATGGAATACGGTGAGGCTGCTGATGCCACAGATATGGGTTACTATATTTATGCCGTACTACATTTGGGCAGGATTGCAGAGAAAGAAGAAGATACTGAGGCTGCCAAAGCCTATTATAAGCAGGTTCGTAAGATTACAGGGAGGAGTCATTCTGCTAACAAGGAAGCTAAAATGAAGCTTAAGGAGCTCTAA